The following DNA comes from Flavobacterium sp. N3904.
GAAAAAGATTTGGTGTATTATTTTCGTTTGCAGAAGGCACAAAATCAGCAAAATTCACTGCTGAAACAAGTTTTTTTATTGGGCAGGCATTAGCAAAAATTCATAAGTCTGCTGAGAATTTTCCATTAAACAGAATTGTATATAATAATAAAGTTTTGCTTTTTGATTCCCTTGAGCGAACACGAAAATTCTTTAAAAAAGAAACGGATGAAATAAAATTTTTAGAAAGAACTGCCAATTTTCTTCATACTAAATTTAATGAAATTGAGAAAGAGCAAATCAGATATGGGGCAGTTCACCTTGATGTGTGGTTTGATAATATGCATTTTAATGAAGAAAATAAAGTAACCCTTTTTGATTTTGATTTCTGTGGTAACGGATGGTTGTGCTTGGATATTTCGTACTTTTTGTTTCAGTTATTCAGCACAAATTTAGACGAGAATGATTATCAGATAAAAGCAGAAAGTTTTCTAAAAGGATACGAAATTATAACTCCAATCACTAAAGAAGAAAGACGAATTTTGCCCTTTGTTTGTCTCGGAATTATGACATATTATATAAGTATACAATGTGACAGGTATGATAATTGGACAAACATTTTTTTAAATGAAGACCATTTAAAAAGATTTGTTGGTACTTTGAAACGATGGATTGTTTATAATGAAATCGAAATTGAATAAACTAAGTTTAGTTCTAAATTACTTTTAGCAAGTAAATGAAGTAAACAGCTTTTCAGATGAAATATTTTTCCTGATTCAATGCTAAAGTTTCTTGATTGCAGAAATGATGCGTGAGGGATAGAAGCTAGCTACCGAAGTAGCGCGAATAGCCCGACAGCATAAAAAGAAGGGACCGACTAATTAGTGTGATTAGTTGGTCCCTTATTTTTATGGTGGCACGCCCGCATGATGTTAAAAACTGTGATTGAAAACGAAATTTACTTTTTCTTCAAAACTTTGTATTGTTCATAGCAACCGCTTATGGCATCCATGATTTGAAGGTCATTGGCTGTTTTTATAAATGCTTCTGAGTAACTGCAACGGCTTAATATTTCGGCAATTTCGTCTTGATTTACACCAAGCAGTAATGAAATCGTTTCCCTGTCGTATTTGGTTTCCAGAAGATTCCTAACAGTGTCATCCTTTCGCATTTCCTTAAGTCGTTTGAGCTGTTTTGGGTTTTTACCAAAAAAATTATAAAGCATATCGGCGGGATTGAAAATGGATCCCAAGACTTTTCCAAAAGCGCCTGGTGCATATTGACCACCTTCGTAACCTTGACCCAATCCAGAAATGCTATAGCGATAATCTTCTTTTATAGGAATCAACTTAGAGTCAATTTCGAGATAACCCGTAAGGTAATAAGGACTAATGACAACCTCATCGAGAGGAATCGCTTTTTGAGTTATTTGAATGGTTGTTTTTTTATTTTTAATCCAGTCATTGGTTACTCTGACACGTAATGATTGGTAACCAAGAAGTGTAATATGAAGTGTATCGCTTTGTGTTACTGCCAATTCAAAATTTCCTTTTGAATCTGTAGTAGTACCGGTAACTTGATTGATGTTGATGATATTTACATTGGCTAATGGGGTGCCGGTGTTGTCGCTGATTATAGTACCAGAGACTTTTTGAGGGGCTTCAACTGTTTGGGCAATTGAATTTATAGACGCAACTAAAAACAAAAAAACTACAAAATATTTCATAAACTGATTTAAAACTTTAAAAGTAGTAAAACAGGATTAAATATTTTGTAGTTCCAGTATAATTATAAGAAAATTAACAAAATGAATTGTTAGTCTCTTCTTGGTCTTCTTGGTCTTGGTGCGTCACCAAAACTTTCAGAACGTCTTGGAGCTCTGTCTGATGAACCTTCAGATCTTGGCGCTCTGTCTGATGAGAAACCACCTTCTCTTCTTGGAGCTGAACTTCTTGATTCGCTTCTTGGTCCAAAACCACCTTCTCTAGGAGCCGAACTTCTGTCGCTTCTAAATCCGCCTGATCCTTCTCTTCTTGGAGCAAAACTTCCTTCTCTTCTTGGAGCTGAGCTTCTGCTTCCACCGAATCCACCACCTGAGCTTCTTCCATTGTGATCACGTCTTCCGCCACCGTCATTTTTAGAAATTTCAACATTGATACGACGTCCTTCTAATTGTACGTTGTTCAATATTTCCATTACTTTATCAGTGTGTTCTGGATCTGTGTTGAAGAAAGAGAAACCTTCTTTTACATCTACTTTGAAAACGTCATCACGACCTAAGTCTAATGTTTCTTTCAAGTAATCTTTTAATGACATCCAATCGAAATTGTCTCTAGAACCGATGTTTACAAAGTATCTTGTAGCACCTCCATTATTATTTTCTCTTGGAGCTCCGTCTCTATCGTCACGGTCACGTCTTTCAGAACCAGAAGATTGATTAGAAATGTCTCTGTTTTTCTTATAGTAAGTAATAAAACGGTTAAATTCTACTGATACCATTTTCTTGATTAGTTCTTCTTTCGACAAACCTTCAAGTACACTGTTAATTGCTGGTAAGTAGTTGTCAATTTCATGATCAACTTCAGTATCTTTAATCTTATTGGCTAAGTGCAATAATTGAATTTCGCAGATTTCAATTCCAGAAGGGATTGTTTTTTCTTCGAATTTTTGTTTGATGATTCTTTCGATAGAAGAAATTTTACGCAATTCGCTTTTTGTAACGATTACGATAGAAGTTCCTAATTTACCTGCACGACCTGTACGACCTGAACGGTGATTGTACGTTTCGATTTCGTCAGGAAGTTGGTAATTTACTACGTGAGTAATATTGTCAACGTCAATTCCACGAGCAGCAACGTCAGTCGCAACAAGCATTTGGATTTGTCTTCCTCTAAAAGATTTCATTACACCATCACGTTGCGCTTGGGATAAATCTCCGTGCAATGCAGCAGCGCTGTATCCGTCTTCGATTAATTTTTCGGCAACCGCTTGTGTATCACGTTTTGTTCTACAGAAAACTACAGAGAAAATGTCTGGATTAGCATCGGCCAAACGTTTCAAAGCTTCGTAACGATCACGAGCATTTACTAAGTAAAATTCGTGAGATACGGTAGCTGAACCAGAGTTTTTAGTACCAACTGTAATTTCAATAGGGTCAGTCATGAATTGTTTTCCAATTCGTGCTACCTCTGCAGGCATAGTTGCAGAAAACAACCATGTGCTTTTTTCGTCAGGCGTAGTAGAAAGGATGTTTACGATATCTTCGTAGAAACCCATATTCAACATTTCGTCTGCTTCGTCAAGGATACAATAGTTAATTTGAGAAATGTTTACCAATCCTCTGTTTATCATATCTTGCATTCTACCAGGAGTCGCCACAATAATCTGTGCGCCTCTTTTAATGTCTCTCGCTTGTTCTGTAATGCTAGCCCCGCCGTAAACTGCTACCACATTAATACCTTTTTCGTATTTTGAGTAGTTTTTAATTTCGTTGGTAATCTGCAAACACAATTCACGTGTTGGAGATAAAATCAATGCTTGTGTATTTCTATTGTTGGCATCAATTTTCTGAATGACTGGAAAACCAAAAGCTGCCGTTTTCCCTGTCCCTGTCTGAGCCAACGCAACTAAATCTGTGTCTTTTTCCAATAATAGGGGAATCGCTTTCTCCTGTACTTCGGTCGGATTCTCAAATCCTAGATCTAAAATCGCCTTCAGTAACGATTCACTCAATCCTAATTGTTCAAATTTATTCATATATATTTTTAAAATAGGGTGCAAAATTACTGTTTATAATCCATATAAACTAATGCAATTTTAAGATTTAATGTTTTATTAGTATTTGATAATCAGAAAGTTGAATTTCAAATTTGAATTTTGAATTTTTGAATTCTAAATTTTATTACAAAAAAACGCCCTGAAATTTAAATTTTAGAGCGTAAATTGTTGTATTTCGAACAATTATTTTTGCTTTTGCAAAAAGGCAATTAATTCTTGTGTTGCAATTCCCCTGTGGCTAATTTTATTTTTGGTTTCTAATGACAATTGCGCAAATGTTTCCTCGTAATTTTCAGGTCTAAAAATGGGATCGTAACCAAAACCTTGATTGCCCATTTTTGTCAAGGTGATTTCGCCTCGGGCAATTCCCGTAAAAAGATATTGCTCTCCTTTTAGATTTAAAGCAATTACAGTTTTAAATTGGGCACCCCTATCTTTTTTATTTTCAAGATTCAAAAGTAGTTTATCCATATTGTCTTCAGACGAGCGTTGCTCTCCCGCATAACGAGCAGAATAAACTCCCGGAGCACCATTTAAAGAATCCACTTCAAGTCCGGTATCATCAGCAAAACAATCATAACCGTATTTCAGGGTTACATAATTGGCTTTCATGATCGCATTCCCCTCAATTGTATCTGCCGTTTCTGGAATTTCTTCATGGCAGCCAATACTTTTTAGACTGATGATTTCAATACTTTGGGGCATCATGCTTTGTATTTCCTTAAATTTATTTTCGTTATTGGTAGCAAAGACAAT
Coding sequences within:
- a CDS encoding non-canonical purine NTP diphosphatase, coding for MKIVFATNNENKFKEIQSMMPQSIEIISLKSIGCHEEIPETADTIEGNAIMKANYVTLKYGYDCFADDTGLEVDSLNGAPGVYSARYAGEQRSSEDNMDKLLLNLENKKDRGAQFKTVIALNLKGEQYLFTGIARGEITLTKMGNQGFGYDPIFRPENYEETFAQLSLETKNKISHRGIATQELIAFLQKQK
- a CDS encoding DEAD/DEAH box helicase; its protein translation is MNKFEQLGLSESLLKAILDLGFENPTEVQEKAIPLLLEKDTDLVALAQTGTGKTAAFGFPVIQKIDANNRNTQALILSPTRELCLQITNEIKNYSKYEKGINVVAVYGGASITEQARDIKRGAQIIVATPGRMQDMINRGLVNISQINYCILDEADEMLNMGFYEDIVNILSTTPDEKSTWLFSATMPAEVARIGKQFMTDPIEITVGTKNSGSATVSHEFYLVNARDRYEALKRLADANPDIFSVVFCRTKRDTQAVAEKLIEDGYSAAALHGDLSQAQRDGVMKSFRGRQIQMLVATDVAARGIDVDNITHVVNYQLPDEIETYNHRSGRTGRAGKLGTSIVIVTKSELRKISSIERIIKQKFEEKTIPSGIEICEIQLLHLANKIKDTEVDHEIDNYLPAINSVLEGLSKEELIKKMVSVEFNRFITYYKKNRDISNQSSGSERRDRDDRDGAPRENNNGGATRYFVNIGSRDNFDWMSLKDYLKETLDLGRDDVFKVDVKEGFSFFNTDPEHTDKVMEILNNVQLEGRRINVEISKNDGGGRRDHNGRSSGGGFGGSRSSAPRREGSFAPRREGSGGFRSDRSSAPREGGFGPRSESRSSAPRREGGFSSDRAPRSEGSSDRAPRRSESFGDAPRPRRPRRD
- a CDS encoding phosphotransferase, producing MTTEFPVTNSTLSAKELSEFIQRKYNLSEGTECKLFRAGMNHVYIVTDMKEKYVFRVYTFDWRTKTEIAEELRLLIHLKENKTPVSFPIADNLNEYIQEFNAPEGKRFGVLFSFAEGTKSAKFTAETSFFIGQALAKIHKSAENFPLNRIVYNNKVLLFDSLERTRKFFKKETDEIKFLERTANFLHTKFNEIEKEQIRYGAVHLDVWFDNMHFNEENKVTLFDFDFCGNGWLCLDISYFLFQLFSTNLDENDYQIKAESFLKGYEIITPITKEERRILPFVCLGIMTYYISIQCDRYDNWTNIFLNEDHLKRFVGTLKRWIVYNEIEIE
- a CDS encoding carboxypeptidase-like regulatory domain-containing protein; this translates as MKYFVVFLFLVASINSIAQTVEAPQKVSGTIISDNTGTPLANVNIININQVTGTTTDSKGNFELAVTQSDTLHITLLGYQSLRVRVTNDWIKNKKTTIQITQKAIPLDEVVISPYYLTGYLEIDSKLIPIKEDYRYSISGLGQGYEGGQYAPGAFGKVLGSIFNPADMLYNFFGKNPKQLKRLKEMRKDDTVRNLLETKYDRETISLLLGVNQDEIAEILSRCSYSEAFIKTANDLQIMDAISGCYEQYKVLKKK